In Candidatus Contubernalis alkalaceticus, the genomic window TTTAACGGGCTGACGATGGGTAACCCCAGGGGCGATAGTCTCAATGGGACGGAACTTCTTAGCATTAATAGGTCCTTTGCCGTCAATCGGCTGTCCCAAGGGATTCACCACACGGCCGACCAACTCAGGGCCAACAGGAACCTCGGCAATTCTGCCGGTCCTTTTTACCGTATCGCCTTCTTTAATTTTTTCGTAGCTACCTAAAATAACACAACCTACGCTGTACTGTTCCAGGTTTAAAGCCATACCGAAGATTTCTCCCGGAAATTCCAGGAGTTCACCGGCCATACAATTTTCTAACCCGTGGATCCGGGCAACACCGTCCCCAACGTAGGTTACGGTACCAATATCCACAAGTTCTAACTTTTCCTCATAGCTTTCTATTCTCTGCCTGATAATGGAACTAATTTCATCTGGCCTAACACTCATTCTCCCTTGTCACCTCATTTCTTATAGACTTAAACTGGCAGTAGTAATGGCTTGATACAGCCTGGAAAGTTTGCGGCCAATACTGGCGTCCATAACAGAATCGCCGATTTTGGTCACCACTCCACCTATGATGGAGGGATCTGTTTTTAACACCAGGCGAATTTCTTTGCCTGTATATTTTTCCAGGGCTTTCTGAAGGGCTTCCTGAAGCTGGTCATTTAATTCAATGGCTGTAGTCACTTCGGCCACCGCCACTTTCCTGGTGTAGTTTGCCAACCTCACATAGTCCATCAACATTGCATCCACAATTTCAAAGCGATTTCTGTCTACCAAAAGTTTTAGTATATTCAAAACTTCTGGATTTTCCAATCCCTTAAAAATGTCAGATATAATTTCTTTTTTTTCATCTTTGTCCAGTAAAGGATGTTCCAAAACAGCCTTGATTTTCCCTTTTTCTTTGAGAAAATCTACAACGATCTGAAGGTCTTGTTCAATTGCATCAATTTTATTTTTCTCCTGGGCAACGGCGTGAAGGGCGGAAGCATACTTGTTGGCTACCGCTTGCATGGTCATGATACCTCCCCTACCTCTGCCAGATATTCTTTAATAAGCTGCTCCTGAGAAGCGTAATCAATGTTCTGCACAATAATTTTTTGTGCTATATCCACAGAGAGGCGTCCAACTTCGTCCCTGAGCTCCATAAATACTCTTTCCTTCTCCAGATTAATTTCTTTCTTGGCCTGCTCAATGATATTCTGAGACTGTTTTTTAGCCTCTACCTTAGATTGGCTGATCATATCATCACCCTGCTTGGCGGCACGGTTTAAGATTTCAGCAGCTTCCTTTTTGGCTTCCAAAATCTGATTCTCATATTTTTCCCGAGTCTTACGGGCCACTTCCTTATCATGCTCAGCCTGTTCAATAGAGTTTCTTATCTCATCCCGCCGCTTTTCCATATAACCAGCAATGGGTGCGTAAAGAAGCTTTCTTAAGAGCAGGTAGATGATAGCAAAGTTTATCAGCTGAAAGACAAAATTCATATTAAATTCAACCACACTTCTTTCCCCCTTTCTTCAACAGTATGGTTAGCACCTTACTTTATGCATCCTGCATTTATCCATAGGATTTATTTTTACAGGAATGGGTTGGCGAAAAGAAGAATTAAAGCTACAACCAGAGCATAAATACCAGTAGTTTCAGCAATAGCCTGTCCAAGAATCATAGTGGTCATGATGTCACCTTTTGCTTCGGGCTGTCTTCCTACTCCTTCAGCACCTTTACCTGCAGCGTATCCTTGTCCAATTCCAGGGCCAATACCAGCGATCATTGCAAATCCTGCCCCTAAAGCGGAAGCAGCTCTTATAATTGTTACATTATCGATCATTTTTAATGTTCCTCCTTTAAATTAAAAAATATAAATTTTTTAGTAATAATTTCTTAAATAAGTAATGTTAAACTAATAAATTGAATAAGCTTGGCTGTTCTACATCTTTTAAGAAAATAGTAAAGCCATCACTCCTTTCAAAATATTCAAAAAAAACACTATTATATGAATATTTTTCTTATATGAGTATTTTTTAGCTCCGGCCCCACACTGGATATCCTGAGGACATTAGAAGCCCATTAATCCATCCCCATAGTAATATAGGTCATGGTCAGCATAACAAAAATCAAAGCCTGAATTAAACCAGCAAAAACGTCCAGGTAAAGGTGAGGCAGTACCGGCACAAACCATGGTGCAAAATGATAAATAAGACCCATCATTACCAAACCACCCAGCATGTTGCCGAATAGACGAAACCCCAGTGAAACGGGGTTGGCCAGCTCTCCGACAATAAACAAGGGGGCTAAAAGGGGTACCGGTGAAAAAAATGTTTCTTTAATGTATTTCCCCAGGCCTTTGTTTTTCCAAGCATAAAACTGGGTCAAAACAAAGGTTAAAATCGAGAGAGCAAAAGTAGTGTTAAGGTCGGCTGTGGGTTGTCTGATACCGATGAGTCCGGTAATGTTGGATAAAATTAAGAACATGGCCAGAGCCATTATATACGGAGCAAAGCCTCTTCGGGCATAACCCATGGTGCTGTCCAACAGGTAATGAATGCCATCTATAAATACTTCGAAAAAGTGCTGCAGTCCTTTGGGAACCATGCTCATATTTCGTGTAGCTAAAATGGACAAAACAACCAGGATTGCCATAACTGCCCAGGTCGTTGTGACCGTTTCGGTGACCTGAATCCCGTTAATTTCAAACATAACCGCCGGATCAAAGGTCAGACCGTTCTCAGCCGAAGCTACGAAAGTTGCCGCGTTGAAAATATTGATCATCTTCTTCCCTCCTTTATAATTAATTTTTATATAATTATTACATTAAAGCCGTTTTTAAGGGGCTTTATTTAAAGCC contains:
- the atpB gene encoding F0F1 ATP synthase subunit A, whose translation is MINIFNAATFVASAENGLTFDPAVMFEINGIQVTETVTTTWAVMAILVVLSILATRNMSMVPKGLQHFFEVFIDGIHYLLDSTMGYARRGFAPYIMALAMFLILSNITGLIGIRQPTADLNTTFALSILTFVLTQFYAWKNKGLGKYIKETFFSPVPLLAPLFIVGELANPVSLGFRLFGNMLGGLVMMGLIYHFAPWFVPVLPHLYLDVFAGLIQALIFVMLTMTYITMGMD
- the atpE gene encoding ATP synthase F0 subunit C — its product is MIDNVTIIRAASALGAGFAMIAGIGPGIGQGYAAGKGAEGVGRQPEAKGDIMTTMILGQAIAETTGIYALVVALILLFANPFL
- a CDS encoding F0F1 ATP synthase subunit delta; translation: MTMQAVANKYASALHAVAQEKNKIDAIEQDLQIVVDFLKEKGKIKAVLEHPLLDKDEKKEIISDIFKGLENPEVLNILKLLVDRNRFEIVDAMLMDYVRLANYTRKVAVAEVTTAIELNDQLQEALQKALEKYTGKEIRLVLKTDPSIIGGVVTKIGDSVMDASIGRKLSRLYQAITTASLSL
- the atpF gene encoding F0F1 ATP synthase subunit B; translated protein: MVEFNMNFVFQLINFAIIYLLLRKLLYAPIAGYMEKRRDEIRNSIEQAEHDKEVARKTREKYENQILEAKKEAAEILNRAAKQGDDMISQSKVEAKKQSQNIIEQAKKEINLEKERVFMELRDEVGRLSVDIAQKIIVQNIDYASQEQLIKEYLAEVGEVS